In one window of Syngnathus scovelli strain Florida chromosome 22, RoL_Ssco_1.2, whole genome shotgun sequence DNA:
- the gxylt1b gene encoding glucoside xylosyltransferase 1 — protein sequence MRRYIRALLLCTVFAVFSGFYIYSALFHADVSAGQNGPKRIYVPARIPGPKKGDPDKTGSQISRRHNRYIMRQRSQLEVGGQTRTPPHMHLAVVACGERLEETITMLKSAVLFSIKRLQLHIFAEDHLHARFMEALESWPAFIRSRFNYTVYPIHFPNENAAEWKKLFKPCASQRLFLPLILKDVESLVYVDCDILFLQPVDRLWDFLSRFDSAQLTAMAPEHEEPRIAWYNRFARHPFYGRTGVNSGVMLMNLTRMRNVFFKNDMTSVGLKWEELLMPLLQKYKLNITWGDQDLLNIIFHYNPEFLLEFPCQWNYRPDHCIYGSNCASAEENGIYILHGNRGVYHDHKQPAFRLVYQAIRKYSFGADPVASLLAPLEKQLLKTTHTYCGKAHALFTKALVHGLAAINRKARP from the exons ATGCGGCGTTACATTCGTGCACTGCTATTGTGCACGGTGTTTGCCGTTTTTTCGGGGTTCTACATTTATAGTGCACTTTTTCACGCGGATGTGTCAGCCGGGCAAAACGGACCGAAGAGGATTTACGTCCCTGCAAGAATCCCAGGACCCAAAAAAGGGGATCCAGACAAAACGGGGTCACAAATCTCACGTCGGCATAACAG GTACATCATGCGCCAAAGGAGCCAGCTGGAGGTGGGCGGCCAGACCAGAACTCCCCCCCACATGCACTTGGCCGTGGTGGCTTGTGGCGAGCGGCTAGAGGAAACCATCACCATGTTAAAATCGGCCGTGCTTTTCAGCATCAAGCGCCTCCAGCTGCACATTTTTGCCGAAGACCATCTGCACGCCAGATTCATGGAAGCA TTGGAATCCTGGCCTGCTTTTATACGCTCCAGGTTCAACTACACAGTCTACCCAATCCACTTTCCCAATGAGAATGCAGCGGAGTGGAAAAAACTTTTCAAGCCCTGTGCCTCCCAGAGACTCTTTCTACCT CTTATCCTGAAGGACGTTGAATCTTTAGTCTACGTGGATTGCGACATCCTCTTCCTACAGCCTGTCGACCGTCTGTGGGATTTTTTATCTCGGTTCGATTCTGCGCAACTGACTGCCATGGCTCCTGAGCACGAGGAACCCCGCATCGCTTGGTACAATCGCTTCGCCCGCCACCCTTTCTACGGCAGGACAGGGGTCAACTCGGGAGTCATGCTCATGAATCTCACAAGGATGAGGAATGTGTTTTTCAAA AATGATATGACCTCCGTGGGGCTCAAATGGGAGGAGCTGCTGATGCCACTGCTTCAAAAATACAAACTGAACATAACCTGGGGAGACCAGGATCTTTTAAATATCATTTTCCACTACAACCCTG AGTTCCTCCTGGAGTTTCCTTGCCAGTGGAATTATCGTCCAGACCACTGCATCTACGGCAGCAACTGCGCCTCCGCCGAGGAAAACGGGATTTACATCCTGCACGGAAACCGAGGGGTGTACCACGACCACAAGCAGCCCGCCTTCAGATTGGTCTACCAGGCCATACGAAAG TACTCGTTTGGCGCCGACCCGGTGGCGTCCCTGCTGGCCCCGCTGGAGAAGCAACTACTGAAGACCACGCACACGTACTGCGGGAAAGCCCACGCGCTGTTCACCAAGGCGCTGGTGCACGGCCTGGCCGCCATTAACAGGAAGGCACGGCCGTAA
- the pdzrn4 gene encoding PDZ domain-containing RING finger protein 4 produces MGCNLCTLQKREEHYKLLYEIAQVNRRNFSKVEQDETVAEAVRRDPVAEEEGCVADVCTQTDITFEHIMALAKLRPATPPVPDVCPFLLSDSCHSLHTMEHEFYECPEYLSNIPAEVERAEEFVYEEVELCKQNTQEKLGLTLCYRTDEDEDMAIYVSQVEANSLAARDGRIKNGDRILQINGHTVHDREKAVSLLSGEHGKSIVLLVTRPETQLEDDVWLDDEQQELVKELKMEILEVGKKNCSRKQDEGHEERTTDAATFSSNSQDKDSGFGCGTDSPEHQSLSAGLCRRSPAQCLRDQWRAQNPHNKRGALIPQDKQRTASQGCEGVVNVHEGGSGILALENHFQQLLEVKCQIRKGVECGVYSIRHSIECSLTEQGGGPGDSAEEAEEGEGVEQELRMLNEELRSIELECQNIMQAHQLRRQTDALTPPSSSPGRRLKNHGRLADIYEHPKSREKDSSSAYNTAESARSTPLKVEPSPEHSLQRRISIANQKNLQMASSSFIPVPKSQGSLEHGAPADPVVFSSSPDQSNPSRSESDPALPADDERCEKKGRTKDPKRKSPFASYQTSPYHGSLGSRQLQGYMQLLQQHSSLEYTQSQLSLLSVCRDPLNRNARSGEPRLEWKVKVRADGSRYVARRPARDRILRERALRIREERSGGMTTDDDAMSEMKMGRYWSKEERKQHLARAREQRKRREFMQKSRFECLKEGLASGADAHKELNILELSHKKMMKKRNKKILDNWMTIQELMSHGARVPDDSQVHNAFLSVTTV; encoded by the exons atgggcTGCAATTTGTGCACCTTGCAGAAGCGGGAGGAGCACTACAAGCTGCTCTACGAGATTGCACAG GTGAACAGGCGTAACTTCTCCAAGGTGGAGCAGGATGAGACGGTGGCGGAGGCCGTAAGACGAGATCCCGTGGCGGAGGAGGAGGGTTGCGTCGCCGACGTGTGCACGCAAACTGATATCACCTTCGAGCACATCATGGCGTTGGCAAAGCTACGCCCGGCGACGCCGCCCGTGCCCGACGTCTGCCCGTTTTTATTGTCTGACAG CTGCCATTCTCTCCACACAATGGAACACGAGTTCTACGAATGTCCTGAGTACCTGTCCAATATACCTGCTGAAGTGGAGCGGGCTGAAGAGTTTGTTTATGAG GAAGTGGAATTATGCAAGCAGAACACTCAAGAGAAACTGGGCCTAACGTTGTGCTACCGGACGGATGAGGACGAGGACATGGCCATTTACGTCAGCCAG GTGGAGGCCAACAGCTTAGCAGCACGAGACGGACGAATTAAAAACGGCGATCGTATTCTACAA ATAAATGGCCATACGGTGCATGATAGAGAGAAGGCAGTTTCGTTGCTATCAGGAGAACATGGAAAGAGCATCGTCCTGCTGGTGACGAGGCCAGAGACACAG CTGGAGGACGATGTGTGGCTTGACGATGAGCAACAAGAGTTGGTGAAGGAACTGAAGATGGAGATTCTGGAGGTGGGGAAGAAGAATTGCAGCCGCAAGCAAGACGAG GGTCATGAGGAAAGGACAACGGACGCAGCGACCTTCTCCTCCAACAGCCAAGACAAAGACAGCGGGTTTGGGTGTGGTACCGACAGTCCTGAGCACCAATCGTTATCGGCCGGTCTCTGCAGGAGAAGTCCAGCTCAGTGTTTGAGGGACCAATGGCGAGCCCAGAATCCACACAACAAGCGAGGTGCTCTGATTCCACAGGACAAGCAAAGGACAGCAAGTCAAGGTTGCGAAGGGGTAGTGAACGTTCACGAAGGTGGAAGTGGGATCTTGGCTCTGGAGAATCACTTCCAGCAACTTCTGGAAGTCAAGTGTCAAATCCGGAAGGGCGTGGAGTGCGGGGTGTACTCCATTCGACACAGTATCGAGTGCAGCCTCACGGAACAGGGAGGTGGACCTGGAGATAGCGCTGAGGAGGCTGAGGAAGGTGAAGGGGTGGAGCAAGAGCTGAGGATGTTGAATGAAGAACTACGCAGCATTGAGCTCGAGTGTCAGAACATCATGCAGGCCCATCAGCTCCGCCGGCAGACGGACGCCTTAACCCCGCCGTCTTCTTCGCCGGGTCGTAGGCTCAAGAACCACGGCAGGCTGGCAGACATTTACGAACACCCTAAGAGCCGAGAAAAAGACAGCTCCAGTGCCTACAACACAGCCGAGAGCGCACGGTCCACCCCGCTGAAGGTGGAGCCATCTCCCGAGCACTCCCTCCAGAGACGCATCAGCATCGCCAACCAGAAGAACCTCCAAATGGCCTCCAGCAGCTTCATCCCTGTTCCTAAGTCTCAGGGCTCACTGGAACATGGTGCACCAGCAGATCCCGTTGTTTTCTCAAGCAGCCCGGACCAGAGTAACCCCTCTCGATCCGAGTCCGACCCGGCGCTGCCTGCGGACGATGAACGCTGCGAGAAAAAGGGGAGAACCAAAGATCCAAAAAGAAAATCGCCGTTTGCCTCATACCAAACAAGTCCTTACCACGGCTCGCTCGGATCCCGGCAACTTCAG GGCTACATGCAGCTGCTACAACAGCACTCTTCCTTGGAGTATACCCAGAGCCAGCTGAGTCTCCTGAGCGTCTGCCGGGATCCGCTAAACCGCAACGCTCGCTCCGGGGAACCTCGTCTGGAGTGGAAGGTCAAAGTCCGAGCGGACGGTTCCCGCTACGTGGCCCGGAGACCGGCTCGAGACCGTATCCTTAGAGAGCGGGCGCTCCGGATCCGAGAGGAACGCAGCGGCGGCATGACCACGGACGACGACGCCATGAGCGAGATGAAGATGGGTCGCTACTGGAGCAAGGAGGAGAGGAAGCAGCATCTGGCGAGAGCCAGggagcagaggaagaggagggagttCATGCAGAAGAGCCGCTTTGAGTGTTTGAAGGAGGGTCTGGCCAGCGGGGCCGACGCCCACAAAGAGCTCAACATCCTGGAACTCAGTCACAAGAAGATGATGAAGAAACGCAACAAAAAGATTCTGGACAATTGGATGACCATCCAGGAACTGATGAGTCACGGGGCTCGAGTCCCAGACGACTCCCAAGTCCATAACGCCTTCTTGTCTGTTACGACGGtgtag